In the Quercus lobata isolate SW786 chromosome 5, ValleyOak3.0 Primary Assembly, whole genome shotgun sequence genome, one interval contains:
- the LOC115991764 gene encoding GDSL esterase/lipase At5g45670-like translates to MEYNKMWVVCAVVLMSSLWYGVEGDPQVPCYFIFGDSLVDNGNNNQLQSLARSDYLPYGIDFPGGPTGRFSNGKTTVDVIAQLLGFDDYIPPYVSASGQDILKGVNYASAAAGIREETGQQLGGRISFSGQVKNYQNTVSQVVNLLGNEDSAANYLSKCIYSIGLGSNDYLNNYFMPTFYSTSSQYTPEQYADVLIDQYNQQLKALYDYGARKMVLFGIGQIGCSPSELAQNSPDGKTCVQRINSANQIFNSRLKSLVNTLNNNLSDARFIFIDSYGIFQDIINTPLTYGFKVTNAGCCGVGRNNGQITCLPLQTPCQNRNEYLFWDAFHPTEAGNAIVGKRAYSAQAASDAYPVDIRRLAQI, encoded by the exons ATGGAGTATAACAAAATGTGGGTTGTGTGTGCAGTAGTGTTGATGTCGAGTTTATGGTATGGGGTAGAAGGGGATCCCCAAGTACCTTGTTACTTCATTTTTGGGGACTCATTGGTGGATAATGGCAATAATAATCAACTCCAATCGTTGGCTAGATCAGACTACTTGCCTTATGGGATCGATTTCCCTGGTGGACCGACTGGAAGGTTTTCCAATGGAAAAACCACTGTTGATGTGATTG CTCAGCTTTTGGGTTTCGATGATTATATACCTCCCTATGTAAGTGCAAGTGGCCAAGACATTTTGAAAGGAGTGAATTATGCTTCTGCAGCTGCAGGAATTAGAGAGGAAACTGGGCAGCAACTG GGAGGTAGGATTAGCTTCAGTGGGCAAGTGAAAAACTACCAAAACACAGTCTCACAAGTGGTAAACTTGCTAGGGAATGAAGACTCAGCTGCAAATTATTTGAGCAAGTGTATATATTCAATTGGATTGGGCAGCAATGACTATCTTAACAACTATTTCATGCCGACATTTTACTCGACTAGCAGCCAATATACACCTGAACAATATGCTGATGTCCTAATTGATCAATATAATCAGCAACTCAAG GCTTTGTATGATTATGGAGCAAGGAAAATGGTCTTGTTTGGAATTGGTCAAATAGGCTGCAGCCCAAGTGAATTGGCTCAAAATAGCCCTGATGGTAAGACATGCGTACAAAGAATCAATTCAGCCAACCAAATATTCAACAGCAGGTTGAAATCTCTGGTCAATACACTCAACAACAATCTCTCAGATGCAAGATTTATCTTTATAGACTCTTATGGGATCTTCCAAGATATAATAAACACCCCTTTAACTTATG gtttcaaggttACGAATGCCGGATGCTGTGGAGTAGGGAGGAACAATGGGCAAATTACATGCCTACCTCTGCAAACTCCATGTCAAAATAGGAATGAATATCTGTTTTGGGATGCTTTTCATCCAACTGAGGCCGGGAATGCAATTGTGGGCAAGAGAGCTTATAGTGCTCAAGCTGCATCAGATGCTTATCCGGTTGATATCCGCCGATTAGCCCAGATTTAG